Within the Nicotiana tabacum cultivar K326 chromosome 11, ASM71507v2, whole genome shotgun sequence genome, the region CATGTTCCTCTACTATAGTCATCTACTATAGTTAGAAAATATCTGAAACCATTGTAGATGTTTGACCTATAGGGTCCCCATGTGTCAACATGAATGAGTTCAAATATTTGTTTGGACCTTATTGTACTAACAGGAAAAGGATTTCTAGTTTGTTTAGCCCTAGGACAAACATTACAGATAAAAGCAGAATCTGGTTTACAATGAAGAAATTCTAAATGTTTTATTGCTGAAAATGGGAGGTGTCCCAACCTTACATGCCAAAGCTTAAAATCACTAACAACATTAGCTTGAATTGAACTAGAAAAGGAAACTGACTTTGAAATGGAattgcttccttttgaaattgaaaaTACATCATTACTAAAAACACCCTTAGACTTGACACTATTTGGTTCCAATAAATAGAGTCCCTCTCTAACTTCACCAAAAGCTTGAGGACTCTTCATTGAAAGTCCCTGCAACACACACTCAACAGATGTGAACAATACATCATATTTGAATTGAAGACAAATTCTATGAACTGATAACAAATTGTATTTGAACTCTGGAACATGCAGTATATTGTTCAGAGTATGAACAGGTAGAATAGAGATACTTCCTATATGAGTAACAATTACCTTGAAAGAGTTAGGCAAACTGATGTTTAAAGGTGTAGGGAGAGGAGTTAAAAACAAGAAAGAATTTGGATCAAAACACATGTGCTCTGAGGCACCTAAATCAATGATCTAGGTGTCTGATTTTAGAGTAGTAAATACTGAACTTGAATATTTTAGAATTGTACCAGCAACTGCATTAGCATTGATCCTATTATTTCCTCCATGTGTTAGCTTTGCCTGCTTATACATCTGCATCATTTCTGCTACCTATTCCTTGCTGAGTTGCTGACCAAAATTGTTGTTGTGTTCACTGTTTTGTCCTGCTGATCCTTCATGTTCTTCATATATTAGTACTgtatttcctttgatttgattCTGATACCCTTTCTGATTTGTAAACTCAAAATCTTCTGGGAAACCAATGATCCTGTAGCAGTCTTTTTGAGAATATCTTGTTTTTCCACAATAAGAACAGGTCACGTTTGGATTATACTTCTTCCTCCCTTTGAATTTCTGCTGAGGCTTAGCAAACCTCTGCCCTGTGTTGTTGAACTTGGGCCCTATGCCTCCTCCTCTTTGTGCTTGATTTCTGCTTCTTTGAAAATTCTTGCCTTGTCCTGTGCTCATGAAAGCTGTAAAGTCAGCTAGAAGTTGTGCATTAGGTAGCTTGTCTTCTCCTACTACCATGAATGACACTGACTGAGAATTGAATTGTGCATTAGCATAAACTTTTCTTTGATTCTCATCTTGCAGGAGGAGTGAATAAGCAACATCCATGCTAGGTAGATGATTCATCATAAGAATGTTCCCTCTTGCCTGAGCATAGGTGTCATTTAGACCCATTAGGAATTGAATCAATCTCTGATCTTCCAGCGATTTTGTTAGCTTTGCCTTTCTTTCACAAACACAAGAACAACATATGATAACATTCAAGGCATCTAATTCATCCCATAATCTCTTGATTTTAGTAAAGTATCCTGCAATGTCACAATTTCCTTGTGCTAATCCTAATAATTCCTTTTGCAGATGATATAGCTTGGCTCCATTGGATCTTCCAAATCTTTGCTCAAGACTCTCCCAAAGGTCCTTTGCAGTCTTGGAGTAGATCACACTATCTGCAATGTAATTTGAAAGAGCATTTAGGATCCAAGAGATGACCATGTCATTCACACAACTCCATTGCTCATACTCTGGGGACTTCAGATCTAGAGGTCGACAGCCTCCATTGATAAAACCAATCTTCTTCTTGGCTGATAAAGACAGGAGAATGGTTCTTCTCCATCCTGGATATCCTCTTCCTTCAAATACAGAGTTCACTAAGGTCATTCCAGGCGAGACAGAACTGTTGAGATGATAGGGATGATTAGCATCATAGGCTACAAATTTGGCAACACTGCTTGCTTCAGCAGTAGGAGTTATAGTTGTTTCAACCATCTTAGGCTACTGATTTGAGATTGAATTTTGATATAAAAAAAATTTGATGGATGAACTGTTGGATCGAGCTCACTGCTTTGATACCatgaaagaaatgaagaaatctGATTTGAGAAAATATTGTGTATTTTCTATATTGAAAGAAATCAGCACTGTACAGTGTACTATTTATCTACAACAAAAGGAATCTAAGAAATAACCACCTGTACACTTATCTCTATTCTATTGGTTATTCTATAACTATTCACATGCTATTTACAATAATAAAAAGAatgtgtaaaaataaaaaatggctgCATCTTCAGTTGGCCCAACACTAATAACCCAAACTCTAAATATTGTGAAAAGCCCAATAACCCGGTAGGCCCAGCTGTGTGTCCAAAAGATGTTCAGACAACATCAATTATATCGAAGTCTTCTCAGTGGAGCACTTtactcttcttcttcatctctgctttattcttcttcttcttcttcatctccttcgtttcttcttctttctccttgATAGCTCCATAAATCATATAATTAGGATGAAGTTTCTTCTTCTCAACAATATATGATATTTTTGTATGATAGTGATTACTATTGAGAGGCTGACCTGAGATAAAGTTAAATTGAGAAACATGACAATGAATATTAATATAGTCGACCCAACTTATTTGGAATTGAAACATAATTGTGTTGTTATTGACTTAATGTAATAACTCTTGAGGTTGCTACAATTTTCTTGTCTCAGTTATGATTTGTGTTACTAAATATAATCATTTCATTATATTAAttcagctatatatatatatggctgaTGTTGACTAAAAACTTTTTTTTTACGTGTCCAATACTGGCCTTTTAATCATCCTAACCACCATATAATATGATTTATATATCTTAATATAAAGTTATTATCAACTAAACACGTGAAAACTAAATATTGCAATACAAATCTTTCTAGATACCGATAGAAACTTGCATTCTTTTGATATCTTCACTAGTATATGCAATATCATGCATATATTTAgttatttaattatgttttaataCACCACCTCACGTACGGggcttgaattttttttatgagCCAAAGACGTGGAAACTCTTTTTGATATTGAATGGAGGTGAGACTCGAATCTAGGACCTTTGTTTGCGCTGATACCATATTGAAGTGTGTGATCATCTCATCTAAAACTTAAGCTGTTAGAGAGAGTATACCTATATTTATTTAAGTATATCTTCAATAGTTTTCGACCACAACATTAGATAAATAGATCCTACATTACACAACAACTTGAAATGTGATTTGATGGAGCCAGTACTCTAAACCTGGAACAATATGAAAATCAGCCGGTTGTATTATTCAACTACAAGATAAGACTGCATAAATTGACACTTCATAAAATTTGGCTTCTCCTATAATGTGAAAATCTTGCATTgaattaatattttctttatgAACTTTAAGTTTTTAAAGAGTTTCAAGAAATGTCAACGGACATTAATGAACACTTTAAAAATGAAATTGATTGATTAGATGGTCATGAAGAAACTTCAATTAGTGTCTGTTTGCTGTTTCAAATTTTATCAGTTGTGGTGACCTCCTTTGGGAACCATTTCCTAGTAACTTTAGCTCGAACCTGCATATGAGTTAAAATAATTCATTACATAAGTACAAATAATAGATTTTAAAATTACTTAATCAAATAGAATATGGtagaatttcaaatttgaaccCATAAAGTTCAAATTGTGAAGCCACCTCTACTTAAACAACACTTTTATGAAatgaaatatcaaaattttaaaaattaagtcAATATTAGCCAGTTTTCATGTGTGATAACAGTGTTGTCAAAAGCGAAAAGTATTAAAAAGTGCTCCAGGTCTATCAGAGCTTTAAGTCCGAAGCGTAATTAAAGTGTGAGATTTTGTTAAAAAGGGCGcaccagaaaaagaaaaaagaatattaACGCAAGAAAATATTAAGAATATTGTTCATAATAATTTCCTAAACAATTAACATGTCTTTATTGATTTGTATCGCTCTAGTCATGATTAAGGGTGAGAATTTGAGCACAAACCTGCCCAACCCGCCCAAGGTTGGGCTGGTCATTGTCTCATTGACTCGCCTATTTATTGAATTCAGCTCATCTTGGCCCAGCCCATCTCCGCCATTTAAAGTTGGACTCATTTTTAGCCCAAATTAATCCATGAGTAACTttactaaaatattttaaaatattattttatttgatatgttatatatgactaTAATATaagtaaaaaatattatttggtaattaaataattcataagaaaaaagTACACATTAATTAAAATTTGGTAACAGTTGAGCGGGCTAGactatgacccaaattttagtCCATCTTAACTCAGCTCATCTCAGCCTAAGTACTTTGGAGTGAGGGGGGGGGGGATTGGGGGAGGTGGGATGGATCTTTGATCCGCCCATTTATTGactcaacccattttgacccGCCCAAAATCAGTCAAATCTGCCCATTTGACACCAATGGCGTCGACAGAAATTCCgtcaagggtgttcaaactttaAACAAGTCAATAAAATTTTTATCAATGAATGTTGAACTAAATTTTTAGATCAAACTACGCAACATTTAATTAGCtaaacaataatttttttaatagaattaattttataaattaaaattaaaataacaaaaacacaACATTAGAAATTTAACTAATAAAAGTAAGCATAAAACCAAAGGAAAGAGAGAGTCGAGAGGATTTGTAATTTGTAGAGAGCttttattgaagaaatttttgtagagtttgacttttaaattataaaatttatttaagaaaTAACTTTTAGTAAAAATTTACTTTTAAGATTAGTTGTTTATTTCTACACAAATTTTATATTATAAGAGTTATTTTACTAGAAAACTTTTTAGATTGAAAAAGAGTCAAATAGACCATACATGGTAGTCTCCGTTTAGTTTTGGTAAATAAAATGGGCAGAACTTTGAACCCGTGAACAACATGTCACTTTGAACACCCTGAATCGCTGGACTGCCTCACTCAATTGTGTTAGGCCTAAGGGCATTCAAAATATAATACAGTCAA harbors:
- the LOC107784312 gene encoding uncharacterized protein LOC107784312, producing the protein MVETTITPTAEASSVAKFVAYDANHPYHLNSSVSPGMTLVNSVFEGRGYPGWRRTILLSLSAKKKIGFINGGCRPLDLKSPEYEQWSCVNDMVISWILNALSNYIADSVIYSKTAKDLWESLEQRFGRSNGAKLYHLQKELLGLAQGNCDIAGYFTKIKRLWDELDALNVIICCSCVCERKAKLTKSLEDQRLIQFLMGLNDTYAQARGNILMMNHLPSMDVAYSLLLQDENQRKVYANAQFNSQSVSFMVVGEDKLPNAQLLADFTAFMSTGQGKNFQRSRNQAQRGGGIGPKFNNTGQRFAKPQQKFKGRKKYNPNVTCSYCGKTRYSQKDCYRIIGFPEDFEFTNQKGYQNQIKGNTVLIYEEHEGSAGQNSEHNNNFGQQLSKE